The Pochonia chlamydosporia 170 chromosome 1, whole genome shotgun sequence genome window below encodes:
- a CDS encoding coproporphyrinogen III oxidase (similar to Botrytis cinerea B05.10 XP_001558832.1) — MATPTHQAQRLVSGAHIRHWTFPNGWRNGSSKLCRRYISSSGGHQAGRPAWNPMWAGAVALAVGVPIAMQWNTPQGVSLDAATLAEKDAQKKREAAITEDSPMRLRMEKFIKEQQQVIVKELEKVDGKFFRKDEWTRENGGGGISCVLQDGNVFEKAGVNISIVYGSLPKPAIQKMHANHKMLDPSVESLDFFAAGLSMVLHPKNPMAPTVHLNYRYFETANPDGSSQAWWFGGGSDLTPSYLFDEDAIHFHKTLKTACDAHDKTYYPRFKKWCDEYFYNKHRGECRGIGGIFFDDLDDSERDQENTFAFIQDCLKSFIPSYLPILEKRKDMPFTAEEKDWQQIRRGKYVEFNLVHDRGTAFGLNTPGSRVESILVSLPLTASWKYMHEPEPKSREQRLVDVLKDPKEWV, encoded by the exons atggCCACACCAACTCACCAAGCGCAGAGGCTCGTCTCTGGGGCTCACATTCGTCACTGGACGTTTCCAAACGGCTGGCGCAACGGCTCATCCAAGCTTTGCCGACGTTATATATCCAGCTCTGGAGGGCATCAAGCCGGTCGGCCAGCATGGAATCCAATGTGGGCAGGAGCTGTGGCACTCGCGGTCGGAGTTCCCATAGCAATGCAATGG AACACCCCGCAAGGCGTAAGCCTCGACGCAGCGACTCTCGCGGAGAAAGACGCCCAGAAGAAACGGGAGGCAGCCATTACCGAGGACTCACCAATGCGGCTACGAATGGAAAAGTTTATCAAGGAACAACAGCAAGTAATCGTTAAAGAACTTGAGAAGGTAGATGGAAAGTTTTTTCGCAAAGACGAGTGGACCCGAGAAaacggtggtggtggcataTCTTGCGTTCTTCAAGACGGCAACGTATTCGAGAAGGCTGGTGTCAACATCAGTATCGTGTACGGCTCCCTCCCGAAGCCCGCTATCCAGAAGATGCACGCAAATCATAAGATGCTGGACCCAAGCGTGGAGTCGTTAGACTTTTTCGCCGCCGGCTTAAGCATGGTTCTTCACCCCAAGAACCCGATGGCGCCAACAGTTCACCTCAATTACAGATACTTCGAAACCGCAAATCCGGATGGCTCATCTCAGgcgtggtggtttggtggtggcagtgACCTGACGCCCTCATACCTCTTCGACGAGGACGCCATCCACTTCCACAAGACACTGAAAACGGCATGTGACGCCCACGATAAGACCTATTATCCGCGATTCAAGAAGTGGTGTGATGAGTATTTCTACAACAAGCACAGAGGCGAATGCCGTGGTATTGGTGGGATCTTTTTTGACGACCTCGACGACTCAGAACGTGATCAAGAGAACACCTTTGCTTTTATCCAGGACTGCTTAAAATCCTTCATTCCGTCATATCTTCCGATCTTGGAGAAACGCAAGGATATGCCATTTACAGCAGAAGAGAAAGACTGGCAGCAAATTCGACGTGGCAAGTATGTTGAATTTAACCTCGTACACGACCGAGGCACGGCATTTGGACTGAACACCCCGGGGTCTCGGGTCGAAAGCATACTCGTTAGTCTACCTTTAACTGCGAGTTGGAAGTACATGCATGAGCCAGAACCCAAAAGTAGGGAGCAGCGCCTTGTAGACGTTTTGAAAGACCCCAAAGAGTGGGTTTGA
- a CDS encoding sugar porter (SP) family MFS transporter (similar to Coccidioides immitis RS XP_001246350.1), protein MATEKQDNGQDGNNGHAADVQPVDVAPAVGDVGNSHSDPSKTHHNIIENARAAAAKEQGMTLWQGLKLYPKAVGWSLLISTCIAMEGYDISLVNNFYAFPQFTKKYGEFQPKSGTYEVTAPWQAGLSNGAMVGEIIGLFINGYVSERFGYRYTVMACLVMITAFTTIFFTAPNVQTLLVAEILCGIPWGIFQTLCVTYASEVCPVALRGYLTTYVNFCWGLGQEIGIGVIRAMLSRDDEWAYRIPYALQWMWPVPLFVGIWFAPESPWWLVRRGRIEDAKRALLRLTSLDRETDFDADETISMMVHTTALEEKMTSGATYWDCFKGVDLRRTEVVCMTWAIQNLSGNSFSNYSTYFLKQAGLSDNDAYSFALGQYAINMVGVFGAWGLMTLGIGRRSLYLYGLCGLCTMLFILGFLGLVPHEHRREASIATGSIMIGWALFYQLTVGTVCYSLVSELSSRRLQIKTVVLGRNLYNIVGIITSVLTPYMLNPGEWNWSNYAGFFWAGICFLCIVYTYFRIPEPRGRTFAELDVLFERGISARKFSTTEVDVFHETVEDKIMVQYEDMVHHGPGKTGMLA, encoded by the exons ATGGCAACTGAGAAGCAGGACAACGGGCAGGACGGTAACAATGGTCATGCAGCCGACGTTCAgcctgttgatgttgctccCGCGGTTGGTGACGTTGGCAATAGTCACTCGGATCCTTCCAAGACGCatcacaacatcatcgaAAATGCAAGGGCAGCTGCCGCTAAAGAACAGGGAATGACCCTATGGCAAGGCCTCAAGCTGTATCCTAAGGCTGTTGGTTGGAGTTTACTGATATCTACATGTATTGCCATGGAGGGCTACGATATTAGTCTCGTCAACAATTTCT ATGCATTTCCACAGTTCACCAAAAAGTATGGTGAATTCCAGCCAAAGTCTGGCACATACGAGGTTACCGCTCCATGGCAAGCAGGTCTAAGTAAC GGTGCCATGGTTGGTGAAATCATCGGTCTGTTCATCAATGGCTACGTTTCCGAGAGGTTCGGTTACCGGTATACTGTCATGGCCTGTCTGGTGATGATCACGGCATTTACGACTATATTTTTCACAGCTCCGAATGTTCAAACTCTTTTGGTGGCTGAGATTCTTTGCGGTATTCCGTGGGGTATTTTCCAAACTCTCTGCGTTACGTATGCCTCCGAGGTCTGCCCCGTCGCACTGCGTGGGTACTTGACCACCTATGTCAACTTTTGCTGGGGTCTTGGTCAAGAAATTGGCATCGGAGTTATTCGAGCTATGCTGAGCCGTGACGATGAGTGGGCATACCGCATTCCCTACGCTCTGCAGTGGATGTGGCCAGTGCCCCTATTCGTCGGCATCTGGTTTGCCCCGGAATCGCCTTGGTGGTTAGTTCGCAGAGGGAGAATCGAGGACGCCAAGAGGGCACTTTTACGCCTTACCAGTCTTGACCGGGAGACCGATTTCGATGCCGACGAGACGATTTCCATGATGGTGCATACCACCGCCTTGGAAGAAAAAATGACTTCAGGAGCCACATACTGGGACTGTTTCAAGGGTGTTGACCTCCGAAGAACCGAGGTTGTCTGCATGACTTGGGCAATTCAAAATTTAAGCGGGAATTCCTTCTCCAATTATTCGACCTACTTCCTCAAGCAAGCTGGTCTGTCCGATAATGATGCATACTCATTTGCTCTCGGCCAGTacgccatcaacatggtgGGCGTGTTCGGGGCATGGGGTTTGATGACATTAGGCATTGGACGAAGATCACTGTACCTGTACGGACTCTGTGGCCTTTGCACGATGCTTTTCATCCTTGGATTTTTGGGCCTAGTGCCTCATGAACATCGTCGAGAGGCATCCATAGCCACTGGCAGCATCATGATTGGCTGGGCTCTCTTCTACCAGTTGACAGTGGGAACTGTATGCTACTCCCTTGTGAGCGAATTGTCGTCGCGTCGACTGCAAATCAAGACAGTTGTACTGGGTCGGAATCTTTA CAATATCGTTGGTATCATCACCAGCGTGCTGACACCATACATGTTGAACCCCGGTGAATGGAACTGGAGCAATTACGCCGGCTTCTTTTGG GCCggcatttgcttcttgtGTATCGTCTACACGTACTTCCGTATACCAGAGCCTCGAGGTCGGACATTTGCGGAGCTTGATGTGTTATTCGAAAGAGGAATTTCTGCAAGAAAATTTTCCACTACAGAAGTGGATGTGTTCCACGAGACGGTCGAGGACAAGATCATGGTCCAGTACGAAGATATGGTGCATCACGGGCCTGGTAAGACTGGGATGTTAGCATAG
- a CDS encoding ubiquitin domain of GABA-receptor-associated protein (similar to Metarhizium robertsii ARSEF 23 XP_007818863.1): MRSKFKDEHPFEKRKAEAERIRQKYADRIPVICEKVEKSDIATIDKKKYLVPSDLTVGQFVYVIRKRIKLSPEKAIFIFVDEVLPPTAALMSSIYEEHKDEDGFLYITYSGENTFGTA, from the exons ATGCGAAGCAAGTTCAAGGACGAACATCCTTTtgagaagcgcaaggctgaGGCCGAGCGCATCCGTCAGAAATATGCGGACCGTATTCCT GTTATCTGCGAAAAGGTCGAGAAAAGCGACATCGCTACCAtcgacaagaagaaatacTTAGTGCCATCCGACCTGACGGTTGGACAGTTCGTGTACGTCATTCGGAAGAGAATCAAGCTATCTCCAGAGAAGGCAATCTTTATATTTGTTGACGAGGTGCTGCCACCGACCGCTGCCCTCATGAGCAGCATCTATGAAGAGCAcaaggatgaggatgg ATTCCTTTACATCACCTATTCAGGCGAAAACACGTTCGGCACAGCTTAG
- a CDS encoding aspartate aminotransferase, mitochondrial precursor (similar to Aspergillus terreus NIH2624 XP_001210985.1), with amino-acid sequence MMLSTLRVVTRQAARRPASINVAAIRAASTWSTVPQGPPAILGITEAFKADKSEKKINLGVGAYRDDQGKPYVLPSVREAEQKVIDNKLNKEYAGITGVPEFPALAAKLAYGADSPVLDRVAITQSISGTGALRIGAAFLQRFFPGDKKIYIPTPSWANHKAVFSDSGLEVQQYRYYNKNTIGLDFEGMVADIKAAPKGSIFLFHACAHNPTGVDPTAEQWKQISNVVKEQGHFAFFDMAYQGFASGNTDKDAFAVRHFVEQGHQIALCQSFAKNMGLYGERVGAFSLVCADAAEKKRVDSQLKILIRPLYSNPPIHGARIATEILSSPTLYKQWLGEVKGMADRIITMRALLKENLEKLGSKHDWSHITSQIGMFAYTGMTAEEMDQLAKEFSVYATKDGRISVAGITTDNVGRLAEAIYNVKG; translated from the exons ATGATGCTCTCAACGCTCCGAGTTGTTACCCGGCAAGCCGCCCGTCGGCCTGCCTCCATCAATGTTGCCGCCATTCGGGCTGCATCCACCTGGTCGACAGTTCCCCAGGGTCCTCCT GCTATTCTTG GAATCACCGAAGCTTTCAAGGCCGACAAGTCCGAGAAAAAGATCAACCTGG GCGTTGGCGCATACCGAGATGACCAAGGCAAACCCTACGTCTTGCCATCTGTCCGTGAGGCAGAGCAGAAGGTCATCGACAACAAGTTGAACAAGGAATACGCCGGCATCACTGGCGTACCCGAATTCCCTGCCCTGGCTGCTAAGCTCGCCTATGGCGCCGATTCACCCGTCCTTGACCGTGTCGCTATCACCCAGTCCATCTCTGGCACTGGCGCCTTGCGCATTGGAGCCGCTTTCTTGCAGCGATTCTTTCCTGGTGACAAGAAGATATACATCCCCACTCCTTCGTGGGCCAACCACAAGGCCGTATTCAGTGATTCCGGTCTTGAGGTCCAGCAGTATCGCTACTACAACAAGAACACCATCGGCCTCGACTTTGAGGGCATGGTTGCGGACATCAAAGCTGCCCCCAAGGGgagcatcttcctcttccatGCTTGTGCACACAACCCCACTGGTGTCGACCCGACTGCTGAGCAATGGAAACAAATTTCCAACGTCGTGAAGGAGCAAGGCCATTTCGCCTTCTTTGACATGGCCTACCAGGGCTTTGCCAGTGGCAACACTGACAAGGATGCCTTTGCTGTGCGCCATTTCGTTGAGCAGGGCCACCAGATCGCTTTGTGTCAATCCTTTGCCAAAAACATG GGTCTCTACGGTGAACGTGTTGGAGCCTTCTCCCTTGTCTGCGCTGACGCTGCTGAGAAGAAGCGCGTCGACTCTCAGCTCAAGATTCTTATCCGTCCTCTGTACTCCAACCCTCCCATCCACGGTGCCCGAATCGCAACCGAAATCCTCAGCAGCCCTACGCTCTATAAGCAGTGGCTCGGTGAAGTTAAGGGCATGGCTGACCGCATTATTACCATGCGAGCGCTCCTGAAGGAGAACCTCGAGAAGTTGGGCTCCAAGCATGATTGGTCCCATATCACCAGCCAGATTGGCATGTTCGCATATACAGGCATGACTGCTGAGGAGATGGATCAGCTTGCCAAGGAGTTCTCCGTCTATGCCACCAAGGATGGTCGCATTTCTGTCGCCGGCATTACCACCGACAACGTTGGCCGACTTGCCGAGGCCATCTACAACGTCAAGGGCTAA
- a CDS encoding 50S ribosomal protein L24 (similar to Metarhizium robertsii ARSEF 23 XP_007818860.1) codes for MPASSTFSSVQRVAALLSSRCQSTFSLSAASAPSRLHSASSVSIPRQVTGYNDPRFSQRPFSTTPRQQTKTIKPHRLPSDLIPPYPYGERRVYKQSNRGLYGSARIRFGNNVAEKHNNKSRRFWRPNVHVKAFFSPSLCARVKTRLTLRVLKTIRREGGIENYLLKSKPARIQELGPGGWNLRWLLMQTQAVQQQLNEERIGLGLEPKEIENRDDIIHFALDYATPGPLSTRSRATLDEMQAAVADTFVLGDDRLGHMEGVEELSDEEEQKLLDELQALDEAAKDAKGHPVET; via the coding sequence ATGCCAGCATCGTCGACCTTCAGTTCGGTTCAGCGAGTCGCCGCTCTCCTATCCTCAAGATGCCAATCGACCTTCTCATTGTCCGCCGCCTCAGCACCTTCTCGTCTCCACTCCGCGAGTAGCGTCTCGATACCTAGGCAAGTGACTGGTTACAATGACCCAAGGTTCTCGCAAAGGCCATTCTCAACGACTCCACGTCAACAGACGAAGACAATCAAGCCACATCGCCTGCCCTCCGACTTGATCCCTCCTTATCCCTATGGAGAACGTCGCGTATATAAGCAGTCGAATCGTGGCCTTTACGGTAGTGCCCGTATCCGTTTCGGAAACAATGTAGCGGAAAAGCACAACAACAAGTCTCGCCGATTTTGGCGACCGAACGTCCATGTGAAGGCATTTTTTTCACCTTCCTTGTGTGCTCGGGTGAAGACCCGCCTGACTCTTCGCGTGCTGAAGACCATTCGAAGGGAGGGGGGCATAGAGAACTATCTCCTTAAAAGCAAGCCTGCACGTATTCAAGAGCTTGGACCTGGAGGCTGGAATCTGCGCTGGCTTTTAATGCAAACTCAGGCTGTTCAGCAGCAGTTAAACGAGGAGAGAATCGGGCTGGGATTGGAACCAAAAGAGATTGAGAATCGAGACGACATAATCCATTTCGCCTTGGATTACGCCACCCCTGGCCCGCTAAGCACAAGGAGCCGGGCAACTCTCGACGAAATGCAAGCTGCCGTGGCTGATACTTTCGTCCTGGGAGATGACCGTTTGGGTCATATGGAGGGTGTGGAGGAGCTGtccgatgaagaagaacaaaaactACTTGATGAGCTGCAAGCGTTGGACGAGGCTGCTAAGGATGCTAAGGGACATCCAGTTGAAACTTGA
- a CDS encoding plasma membrane fusion protein PRM1 (similar to Coccidioides immitis RS XP_001247726.1), translated as MIPTWNQGSASNFPQVPDSLRADSIGTSELRKTSAPLNHGTHSPTPYLGLKSRLSQIWINRWTILLILVLVRMILLLARLDDNVGDAKAKALSACSKVEDVGSAMASMPHYLSAGVNHLAASSFDKAVSAMVKVLDMIIQGVEAIIIFYINFLTATYVCLITALVHGSLEVVASVTKDATAVFNKIIDGATGEIENIAGGLQKAVGKIKDGIQNTIFNKFNIDLPSIDFSKPIAKLKGFDLNSTQFVTDVQKLNKDLPNFDGVQNLTRQAISIPFNFVRKAINDSLGNYKFNEDIFPLAQKQQLKFCSDNDKLNGFFDKLFNLIRKARIIFVVVLSLLAVAAMAPMAWMEVRRWRRQQRNAQIIDKNQYDSMDIAYIASRPTTATYGIKIASRLKGRRQILARWCIAYATSTPAIFVLSLAFAGFFSCFCQYLVLKAVQKEVPELAKEVGAFADDVVGKINQVSANWAADANGVVKGVNDDINKDVLGYVTNATGAVNNTLNVFTKSMNNGLEKVFNGTILLKPIQSVLHCVIGIKIESVQKGLTWVHDHAHVEFPLFDNDTFSLGAQKSINGDSSVRNFLASPSSATTDEVTEAVSKVTERLSKGIVEEALISTGILLLYVIVVLIGVTRALAGMAVGGGDSDTKNLRHIEQDGGEYSHQSGQIGSAVYHDGRGEKVIVSRGRGDAEGRRTNQGDSFEYVDLKGHH; from the coding sequence ATGATTCCAACATGGAACCAAGGATCCGCGTCCAACTTTCCACAAGTGCCCGATTCTCTTCGTGCCGACTCTATAGGAACGTCGGAACTACGAAAAACCTCTGCACCTCTAAATCACGGCACAcactcaccaacaccatATCTGGGCCTGAAATCTCGGCTCTCTCAAATATGGATCAATCGCTGGACAATCCTGTTGATCTTAGTTCTGGTCCGGATGATTCTTTTACTTGCCCGCCTGGACGATAACGTGGGGGATGCCAAGGCTAAAGCTCTGTCTGCTTGTTCCAAAGTGGAAGACGTGGGAAGTGCGATGGCATCCATGCCACATTACCTCTCTGCCGGTGTGAATCATCTTGCTGCGTCTAGCTTCGACAAAGCAGTGAGCGCCATGGTCAAAGTATTGGACATGATAATTCAGGGTGTCGAAGCCATAATAATATTCTACATCAACTTCCTCACGGCAACATACGTGTGCCTCATCACAGCCTTAGTGCACGGCAGTCTGGAAGTAGTCGCCTCCGTTACCAAAGATGCTACCGCAGTTTTCAACAAAATCATCGACGGAGCCACAGGTGAGATTGAGAACATAGCCGGCGGCTTACAAAAAGCCGTAGGCAAAATTAAAGACGGCATTCAGAataccatcttcaacaagttcaacatTGATCTCCCTTCAATTGACTTCTCCAAGCCAATTGCGAAATTAAAGGGTTTTGATCTCAACTCAACGCAGTTTGTCACAGACGTGCAGAAACTGAATAAAGATTTGCCAAATTTCGATGGAGTACAAAACTTGACCAGGCAGGCAATTTCTATACCGTTTAATTTTGTTCGAAAAGCTATCAATGACAGCCTGGGTAACTACAAGTTCAACGAAGATATCTTCCCCTTGGCACAGAAGCAACAGCTTAAATTTTGCTccgacaatgacaagctAAATGGCTTTTTCGACAAGCTATTTAATCTTATCCGCAAGGCTAGAATTattttcgtcgtcgtcttgtccctgcttgctgttgcagcaatggcgccCATGGCTTGGATGGAGGTCCGAAGATGGCGAAGGCAACAAAGAAATGCTCAAATCATCGACAAAAACCAGTACGACTCCATGGATATTGCCTACATAGCATCACGCCCAACGACGGCCACCTACGGCATAAAGATTGCGTCTAGGTTGAAAGGTAGGCGGCAGATTCTCGCCCGATGGTGCATTGCATACGCCACCTCCACACCGGCAATCTTTGTGCTGTCCCTTGCCTTTGCCGGCTTCTTCTCCTGTTTTTGTCAGTACCTTGTCTTGAAAGCTGTTCAAAAAGAAGTCCCGGAGCTGGCAAAGGAAGTTGGCGCATTTGCAGACGATGTTGTCGGAAAGATTAACCAAGTCTCGGCAAATTGGGCAGCTGATGCCAACGGAGTCGTCAAAGGCGTCAATGACGACATCAACAAAGACGTTCTTGGCTACGTGACAAATGCTACCGGTGCCGTAAATAACACGTTGAACGTATTTACAAAGAGCATGAATAACGGCCTCGAGAAGGTTTTCAATGGCACCATTCTTCTCAAACCGATACAGTCAGTTTTGCACTGTGTTATTGGTATCAAGATTGAGAGTGTGCAGAAGGGGTTGACTTGGGTGCATGACCACGCACACGTTGAGTTCCCCCTATTCGATAATGATACGTTCAGTCTTGGAGCCCAAAAGAGCATAAACGGTGACTCGAGCGTTCGGAACTTTCTTGCGTCGCCTTCCTCGGCAACCACTGATGAGGTAACTGAGGCGGTCAGCAAGGTCACGGAGAGGCTCTCGAAGGGCATCGTAGAGGAGGCGCTGATATCAACTGGTATCCTCCTCCTGTACGTCATCGTCGTGTTGATCGGAGTGACCCGAGCTCTGGCTGGCATGGCAGTAGGTGGAGGCGACTCTGATACCAAAAACTTGCGACATATCGAGCAGGATGGAGGGGAGTATAGCCACCAGTCGGGTCAGATAGGTTCCGCTGTATACCATGATGGCCGAGGCGAGAAGGTGATAGTGTCCCGAGGCAGAGGAGATGCTGAAGGCAGACGCACAAATCAAGGTGATTCATTCGAGTATGTTGACTTGAAGGGTCACCACTGA
- a CDS encoding tryptophan synthase (similar to Aspergillus terreus NIH2624 XP_001208666.1) — MEAITNTFQRCKAQGKAALVTYVTAGFPKPQDTPDILLSMEKGGSDVIELGVPFTDPIADGPTIQTANTVALEHGVSIETTLSMVKTARERGLRAPVLLMGYYNPLLRYGEERLLQDCLAAGVNGFIVVDLPPEEAVSFRKLCTKGSLSYVPLIAPATSDARMKILCQLADSFIYVVSRQGVTGASGSLNANLPALLDRVKKYSGNKPAAVGFGVSTHEHFLSVANIADGVVVGSQIVTTLQKAASGQGPNEVEKYCAYLCGRDSLPQDNATREVGVVEAINAAKGPSGDGVTVNAVVTDQDRMTAEKDSALVAQLAALHGKIPDRFGEFGGQYVPESLMDCLSQLEEGFNKIKDDPEFWEEYRSYYDYMGRPSRLHLAERLTEHAGGANIWLKREDLNHTGSHKINNALGQLLLAKRLGKTKIIAETGAGQHGVATATICAKFGMECTVYMGAEDVRRQALNVFRMRLLGAKVVAVEAGSKTLRDAVNEALRAWVIDLDTTHYIIGSAIGPHPFPTIVRTFQSVIGNETKKQMMEKRGKLPDAVVACVGGGSNAVGMFYPFANDPTVKLLGVEAGGDGVETERHSATLTGGSKGVLHGVRTYVLQDQNGQIAETHSVSAGLDYPGVGPELSSWKDSERAKFIAATDAQAFHAFRMLSQLEGIIPALESAHGIYGAIELAKTMKKDEDLVICLSGRGDKDVQSVAEELPRLGPQIGWDLRF; from the exons ATGGAGGCCATTACGAATACTTTCCAGCGCTGCAAAGCGCAAGGCAAG GCTGCGCTTGTGACATATGTTACTGCAGGCTTTCCCAAGCCTCAAGATACCCCCGATATCCTGCTGTCTATGGAAAAAGGCGGCTCTG ACGTTATCGAGCTTGGAGTTCCTTTCACAGATCCAATTGCGGACGGCCCGACTATTCAAACTGCCAACACA GTTGCGCTTGAGCATGGCGTCTCCATCGAGACAACTCTCTCCATGGTGAAGACTGCCCGTGAGCGTGGCTTACGAGCTCCTGTACTTCTTATGGGATATTACAATCCGTTGCTACGATATGGAGAGGAGCGGCTGCTGCAGGATTGCCTAGCCGCCGGCgtcaatggcttcattgtGGTCGACCTGCCTCCAGAAGAGGCCGTGTCTTTCAGAAAGCTTTGCACGAAGGGCAG CCTCTCATATGTCCCACTTATCGCCCCTGCCACATCCGATGCCAGAATGAAGATTCTATGTCAGCTGGCCGACTCTTTCATCTACGTCGTATCGAGACAGGGTGTAACCGGAGCATCGGGTTCGCTGAATGCCAATTTGCCGGCCCTGCTTGACCGCGTCAAGAAGTATAGTGGAAACaagcctgctgctgttggcttCGGTGTCAGCACCCATGAGCATTTCTTAAGTGTAGCCAATATTGcagatggagttgttgttggaAGTCAAATTGTCACAACACTGCAAAAGGCTGCAAGCGGTCAGGGCCCCAACGAGGTCGAGAAATACTGCGCCTATCTCTGTGGTAGGGACTCCTTACCACAAGACAACGCAACTCGAGAGGTGGGAGTCGTGGAGGCAATCAATGCCGCAAAGGGTCCAAGTGGGGATGGCGTAACAGTCAATGCTGTCGTGACTGACCAAGATCGAATGACTGCAGAGAAGGACAGCGCCCTAGTTGCGCAGCTGGCAGCTCTTCATGGGAAGATTCCCGACAGATTTGGCGAATTTGGCGGCCAATACGTCCCTGAGAGTTTGATGGATTGCCTTTCTCAGCTTGAAGAGGGATTTAACAAGATTAAAGACGATCCCGAATTCTGGGAGGAGTACAGATCATACTATGACTACATGGGTCGACCATCGCGACTCCATTTAGCAGAGAGACTGACAGAACATGCCGGTGGAGCCAACATTTGGCTTAAGAGGGAAGACCTCAACCACACCGGCAGCCACAAGATCAACAACGCGCTGGGTCAGTTGCTGCTTGCGAAGCGTCTTGGCAAGACAAAAATTATCGCAGAGACTGGAGCCGGCCAACACGGTGTGGCAACAGCAACTATCTGTGCCAAGTTTGGGATGGAGTGCACCGTCTACATGGGAGCC GAGGATGTTCGTCGCCAAGCTCTCAATGTCTTTCGCATGCGATTACTCGGTGCCAAGGTTGTCGCTGTAGAAGCCGGTAGCAAGACTCTTCGAGATGCCGTGAACGAAGCATTACGAGCCTGGGTCATCGACCTTGATACCACACACTACATTATTGGTTCCGCCATTGGCCCTCACCCGTTCCCAACCATTGTCAGGACTTTCCAATCTGTGATTGGTAATGAAACAAAGAAgcagatgatggagaagcgTGGAAAGCTGCCTGATGCAGTGGTTGCATGCGTTGGAGGTGGAAGCAATGCTGTGGGCATGTTTTATCCATTTGCGAATGACCCTACCGTAAAGCTTCTCGGAGTTGAAgctggcggtgatggcgttgagacTGAACGACACAGTGCTACTTTGACTGGCGGATCCAAAGGCGTTCTTCATGGTGTACGCACCTACGTCcttcaagaccaaaatgGACAGATTGCCGAGACACATTCCGTATCTGCTGGCCTCGACTATCCTGGAGTCGGCCCAGAACTGAGCTCTTGGAAGGACAGTGAGAGGGCCAAGTTTATCGCTGCTACGGATGCGCAAGCCTTCCACGCATTTAGAATGTTGAGTCAACTGGAGGGTATCATCCCCGCGCTGGAGTCAGCCCACGGAATATATGGTGCTATTGAATTAGCCAAGACaatgaagaaggacgaggATTTGGTCATTTGCCTCAGCGGCCGTGGAGATAAAGACGTGCAAAGCGTGGCGGAGGAACTTCCAAGGCTTGGACCACAGATCGGCTGGGACCTGCGATTTTAA